A window of Phyllobacterium sp. T1293 contains these coding sequences:
- a CDS encoding DUF2852 domain-containing protein, whose product MNTAALIRPGWTPATIALMVIGFMLFWPLGFAMLAYILWGNRLDGFKRDVNRATDGFCGAFRRGNGPSFGRGSFGTGNVAFDEWREKELERLAEERRKLEEMRAEFEDYASELRRAKDREEFDRFMAERNAAPKKPSSRKSVPGVTDAEEE is encoded by the coding sequence ATGAACACTGCTGCTTTGATCCGGCCAGGCTGGACCCCTGCGACCATCGCTTTGATGGTTATTGGTTTCATGCTGTTCTGGCCGCTTGGTTTCGCCATGCTCGCCTATATCCTTTGGGGTAACCGGCTGGATGGCTTCAAGCGTGACGTTAATCGCGCCACCGACGGCTTCTGTGGCGCATTCCGCCGCGGCAATGGCCCATCTTTCGGACGTGGTTCCTTTGGCACAGGCAATGTTGCCTTTGACGAATGGCGTGAAAAAGAACTTGAGCGCCTCGCTGAAGAGCGTCGCAAGCTCGAAGAGATGCGTGCCGAGTTCGAAGACTATGCGAGCGAACTGCGCCGTGCCAAGGACCGGGAAGAGTTTGATCGCTTCATGGCCGAGCGCAATGCCGCGCCGAAAAAGCCGTCATCGCGCAAATCAGTGCCGGGCGTTACCGACGCCGAAGAGGAATAA
- a CDS encoding M48 family metallopeptidase, whose amino-acid sequence MILSLFKSPPKKSATLKVERSYEVAGRVLPLRVMENPRATRLTLRIDAGGKGLRITVPPGMPAREVEKFLARHEGWIETRIAKMPDQPKVRPGVKIPIRGVPHLIVHEPGKRGTVQQENGAEGPRLIVHGDRPHLARRVGDFLKREARHDLDMLVARHTATVGRRAKVIRLKDTKSRWGSCTSDGTLSFSWRIMMAPPPIIDYLVAHEVAHLKEMNHGPKFWKLCGELCPDTERCKAWLKRNGSALQAIDFS is encoded by the coding sequence ATGATCCTGTCTCTGTTCAAAAGCCCGCCGAAAAAATCCGCGACGCTGAAAGTCGAGCGGAGCTACGAGGTTGCCGGTCGTGTTCTGCCCTTGCGCGTGATGGAGAATCCCCGCGCAACTCGGCTAACCCTGCGTATCGATGCGGGCGGCAAGGGTTTGCGGATTACTGTGCCTCCGGGAATGCCGGCGCGCGAGGTCGAAAAATTTCTGGCGCGCCATGAAGGCTGGATTGAAACCCGCATTGCCAAAATGCCGGATCAGCCGAAAGTGCGGCCCGGTGTCAAAATCCCGATCCGCGGTGTCCCCCATCTTATTGTGCATGAACCAGGCAAGCGCGGGACAGTCCAGCAGGAAAACGGTGCTGAAGGGCCACGGCTGATCGTTCATGGAGACCGGCCGCATCTCGCCCGCCGTGTAGGCGATTTTCTCAAGCGGGAGGCGCGGCACGATCTCGATATGCTTGTGGCCCGGCATACGGCAACGGTCGGGCGGCGTGCCAAGGTCATTCGGCTTAAAGATACAAAGAGCCGTTGGGGCTCTTGCACGTCAGATGGAACACTCTCTTTTTCATGGCGCATTATGATGGCACCGCCGCCAATCATCGATTATCTCGTTGCCCATGAAGTGGCACACCTGAAAGAGATGAATCACGGGCCAAAATTCTGGAAACTCTGCGGCGAACTCTGCCCCGATACCGAACGGTGCAAGGCTTGGCTCAAACGCAATGGCAGTGCCTTGCAGGCGATTGATTTCAGTTGA
- a CDS encoding YdcF family protein gives MPGAGALDIETASRILWDFHLIYDPLAPADLIVGLGSYDLRVADRCAELFHQGLAPKILFTGKSGNWTNHLYKTSEAEAFAERARDAGVPAKAIIIEPNATNIGENIRFARAMADDAMKRIIIVTKPQTQRRAFATVRAQWPEINADITAPFINFEQQPIPAYPRDKLIHEMVGDIKRLIDYPAKGFQIPQSIPVSVADAFDFLVKAGYDHHL, from the coding sequence ATGCCCGGCGCTGGCGCACTTGATATCGAAACGGCGTCCCGCATTCTGTGGGATTTCCATCTTATCTATGATCCGCTTGCGCCAGCCGATCTCATTGTCGGATTGGGCAGCTATGATTTGCGTGTTGCGGATCGCTGCGCTGAATTGTTTCATCAGGGATTGGCGCCGAAAATCCTGTTTACCGGCAAGTCTGGAAACTGGACCAATCATCTTTACAAAACGTCAGAGGCCGAAGCCTTCGCTGAACGCGCCAGAGATGCTGGCGTTCCCGCCAAAGCCATCATCATTGAGCCAAACGCTACCAATATTGGCGAGAATATCCGGTTTGCCCGGGCAATGGCAGACGATGCCATGAAGCGGATCATCATTGTGACCAAGCCGCAGACGCAGCGCCGGGCATTTGCAACCGTGAGAGCGCAGTGGCCTGAGATCAATGCGGATATCACTGCGCCGTTTATCAATTTCGAACAGCAGCCAATTCCTGCCTATCCGCGCGACAAGCTGATCCATGAAATGGTCGGCGACATCAAACGTTTGATCGATTATCCGGCCAAAGGCTTTCAGATTCCGCAATCAATCCCTGTGTCTGTCGCAGATGCCTTCGATTTTCTTGTCAAAGCAGGCTACGACCACCATCTTTAG
- a CDS encoding phosphoribosylanthranilate isomerase: MSLDIKICGLKTEDAVAAALDEGASHIGFIFFGKSPRNIDPQTAGRLRQAAQGRAKAVAVTVNADDATLNVIVAEMKPDMLQLHGDESPARVAEVKQRYGLPVIRALALRERRDLDAITPYIGIADRFLFDAKPPKGSELPGGNGVSFDWQILSGLDASIDYMLSGGLNAGNVAEALEATNARGVDISSGVESAPGVKDVSLIREFFRAVRAAKSADAA; this comes from the coding sequence ATGAGCCTTGATATCAAAATATGCGGTTTGAAGACCGAGGATGCGGTTGCGGCAGCGCTTGATGAAGGTGCGTCTCATATCGGTTTCATCTTCTTTGGTAAAAGCCCGCGCAATATTGATCCGCAGACCGCAGGCCGCCTGCGCCAAGCAGCACAAGGCCGTGCCAAGGCGGTTGCTGTAACCGTGAATGCGGATGACGCGACACTCAATGTGATCGTTGCCGAGATGAAGCCTGATATGCTGCAACTGCACGGCGACGAGAGTCCCGCGCGGGTTGCCGAGGTAAAACAACGCTACGGATTGCCTGTTATCAGGGCACTTGCCCTGCGCGAACGCCGCGATCTTGACGCGATTACCCCCTATATCGGTATAGCTGACCGGTTTCTGTTCGATGCCAAGCCACCCAAAGGATCGGAACTTCCGGGCGGAAATGGTGTGTCTTTCGATTGGCAGATCCTTAGCGGCCTTGACGCTTCCATTGATTACATGCTTTCCGGAGGCCTCAATGCAGGCAATGTTGCCGAAGCGCTGGAAGCGACGAATGCGCGCGGTGTCGATATTTCGTCAGGTGTCGAGTCCGCGCCCGGCGTAAAAGATGTTAGCCTGATCAGAGAATTTTTCCGGGCTGTGCGCGCTGCCAAAAGCGCAGACGCAGCCTGA
- the trpB gene encoding tryptophan synthase subunit beta, with the protein MDKAVEPNSFKTGPDEEGMFGIFGGRFVAETLMPLILELQQAYDDAKNDPTFKAELRELSTNYAGRPSKLYYAEGLTKHVRQLAKDKGLDGGAKIYFKREDLNHTGSHKINNCLGQILLAKRMGKTRIIAETGAGQHGVASATVSARFGLPCVVYMGATDVERQAPNVFRMKLLGAEVKPVASGHGTLKDAMNEALRDWVSNVDDTYYLIGTAAGPHPYPELVRDFQSVIGEEAREQILEREGRLPDTIIAAVGGGSNAIGLFHAFLDDKSVEIIGVEAGGRGLDGEEHCASMSAGRPGVLHGNRTYLLQNKDGQILDGHSVSAGLDYPGVGPEHSWLRDTGRVSYMPILDDEALDAFQLTTRVEGIIPALESAHAIAQAVKIAPDMAQDKIMIVNLSGRGDKDVHTVGKLMGMEI; encoded by the coding sequence GTGGACAAGGCGGTTGAACCCAATTCATTCAAAACAGGCCCTGACGAAGAGGGCATGTTTGGTATTTTCGGCGGACGCTTTGTTGCCGAAACCCTGATGCCGCTGATCCTTGAATTGCAGCAGGCCTATGACGACGCCAAGAACGATCCGACTTTCAAGGCTGAACTGCGGGAACTGTCGACCAATTATGCCGGACGCCCTTCAAAACTCTATTATGCCGAAGGCCTGACCAAACATGTCCGCCAGCTTGCCAAAGACAAGGGTCTTGATGGCGGCGCAAAAATCTACTTCAAGCGTGAAGATCTCAACCACACCGGCAGCCACAAGATCAACAATTGCCTCGGCCAGATCCTGCTTGCCAAGCGCATGGGCAAGACCCGCATCATTGCCGAAACCGGTGCTGGCCAGCATGGTGTTGCCTCTGCGACTGTCTCGGCGCGGTTCGGTCTTCCCTGCGTTGTTTATATGGGCGCCACAGACGTGGAGCGGCAGGCACCCAATGTCTTCCGCATGAAATTGCTCGGCGCAGAAGTGAAGCCGGTTGCGTCAGGTCACGGCACCCTGAAAGATGCCATGAATGAGGCCCTGCGCGACTGGGTGTCGAACGTGGACGACACCTATTACCTGATCGGTACCGCCGCAGGTCCACATCCCTATCCGGAACTGGTACGCGATTTCCAGTCGGTGATTGGCGAAGAAGCCCGCGAGCAGATATTGGAGCGCGAAGGCCGCCTGCCCGACACGATCATCGCTGCCGTCGGCGGTGGTTCAAACGCCATTGGCCTGTTCCATGCTTTCCTTGACGATAAGAGCGTCGAGATCATCGGCGTTGAAGCCGGTGGCCGTGGCCTTGATGGCGAAGAACATTGCGCTTCGATGAGTGCTGGACGGCCCGGTGTCCTGCACGGCAACCGCACCTATCTCCTGCAGAACAAGGATGGTCAGATTCTCGACGGCCACTCGGTTTCCGCCGGTCTCGATTACCCCGGTGTCGGCCCTGAGCATTCATGGCTGCGCGACACGGGCCGGGTTTCCTATATGCCAATCCTTGATGACGAAGCTCTGGACGCTTTCCAGCTGACGACGCGCGTTGAAGGCATTATCCCGGCGCTTGAATCCGCCCACGCCATTG